A genomic stretch from Shewanella sediminis HAW-EB3 includes:
- a CDS encoding SPFH domain-containing protein, with product MFVFTIFVLFIFFILYKLLLIVPMREVNVIERLGKFRAVLKPGFHFLIPFFDRVAYKHEIREQVLDVPPQSCISKDNTQLEVDGLVYLKVMDGKLASYGIENYRLAAVNLAQTTMRSEIGKLSLSQTFSERDSLNESIVREIDKASDPWGIKVLRYEIKNITPSRKVIHTLEKQMEAERSKRAEITLANAEKAAMINLSEGERQEAINISEGQKLKRINEAKGTAQEISIIAKAKAEGMELVSTALALDGGHEAMNMQLKEQFIGQVGKILNEAEISVVPAEMAKLEGFFEGMEQVTHAVSSSSTGSNSVKGGRS from the coding sequence CAATGTGATCGAACGTCTGGGTAAATTTCGGGCCGTGCTTAAGCCCGGTTTTCATTTTCTTATTCCCTTCTTCGACCGCGTGGCCTATAAGCATGAGATCCGTGAGCAGGTGCTGGATGTGCCGCCACAGAGTTGTATCTCGAAAGATAACACTCAGCTTGAGGTCGATGGTTTAGTCTATCTCAAGGTGATGGATGGCAAGCTGGCGAGCTATGGTATCGAAAATTACCGTCTCGCGGCGGTGAACCTGGCTCAAACAACCATGCGTTCAGAAATAGGTAAACTGTCCCTAAGTCAGACCTTCTCTGAGAGAGACAGTCTCAATGAGTCGATCGTACGTGAGATCGATAAAGCCTCAGACCCATGGGGAATTAAAGTACTTCGCTATGAGATAAAGAACATTACACCGTCTCGTAAGGTGATACACACCTTAGAAAAACAGATGGAAGCCGAGCGGAGTAAGCGCGCGGAGATCACCTTAGCGAATGCAGAGAAAGCTGCGATGATTAACCTCTCTGAGGGGGAGCGACAAGAGGCGATCAACATCTCCGAGGGACAGAAACTCAAACGCATCAACGAGGCTAAAGGTACGGCGCAAGAGATCAGTATTATTGCTAAGGCGAAGGCAGAGGGGATGGAGCTTGTCTCAACCGCGCTGGCGTTAGACGGCGGACACGAAGCGATGAACATGCAGCTTAAGGAGCAGTTTATCGGTCAGGTAGGCAAAATACTCAATGAGGCCGAAATTTCCGTTGTTCCGGCTGAGATGGCAAAGTTGGAAGGCTTCTTCGAAGGTATGGAGCAGGTGACGCATGCTGTGAGTAGCAGTTCTACAGGCTCAAATTCAGTGAAAGGAGGTCGCTCATGA
- a CDS encoding SPFH domain-containing protein: MIAGINTDLIVLGIWGLIFALFIIKLFQSIRLVPTKSAYIVERLGKYHSTLDAGFHALVPFVDKVSYIHDLKEETIDVPPQECFSSDEVNVEVDGVIYISVVDPVKASYGVTDYRYAAIQLAQTTTRSVIGTLDLDRTFEERDVISAKVVEVLDQAGAMWGIRVHRYEIKNITPPETVKNAMEMQVNAERERRALLAKSEGDKQSKINRSEGIKAEMINLSEGEMQKRINEAEGKGEEILTIAKATAESIELMATVIAAPGGKNVVRMQLGAQYLKQLDGLSNGASRVVLPGNMMDFDHWMDSIGLEESKS, translated from the coding sequence ATGATTGCAGGCATAAATACAGATCTAATAGTGTTAGGTATCTGGGGGCTTATCTTTGCCTTATTTATTATTAAGTTGTTTCAATCGATTCGTTTAGTGCCGACTAAATCGGCTTATATCGTAGAGCGTCTTGGTAAATATCATTCGACTCTGGATGCAGGTTTTCATGCCCTGGTCCCTTTTGTAGACAAGGTATCCTATATTCACGATCTTAAAGAGGAGACTATCGATGTCCCCCCTCAGGAGTGTTTCTCCAGCGATGAAGTGAATGTTGAGGTCGATGGCGTTATCTATATCTCGGTCGTGGATCCGGTTAAGGCCAGCTACGGTGTGACAGATTACCGTTATGCAGCGATACAACTGGCTCAAACCACCACTCGTTCAGTGATAGGAACTCTGGATCTTGACCGCACCTTCGAAGAGCGTGACGTGATCAGTGCCAAAGTGGTTGAAGTACTCGATCAGGCTGGCGCCATGTGGGGCATCCGTGTACATCGCTACGAGATAAAGAATATTACCCCACCGGAAACGGTGAAAAATGCCATGGAGATGCAGGTGAATGCAGAACGTGAGCGCCGTGCACTGTTGGCGAAGAGTGAGGGGGATAAGCAGAGTAAGATCAACCGCTCCGAAGGTATCAAAGCCGAGATGATTAACCTCTCGGAGGGTGAGATGCAAAAGCGTATCAACGAAGCGGAAGGTAAGGGGGAGGAGATCTTAACCATCGCCAAGGCCACCGCCGAGTCTATCGAACTCATGGCTACCGTTATCGCCGCCCCCGGTGGTAAGAATGTGGTTCGCATGCAGCTCGGCGCTCAGTATCTTAAGCAACTGGACGGTTTGAGCAATGGTGCCAGTAGGGTGGTACTGCCAGGGAACATGATGGACTTCGATCACTGGATGGACAGCATCGGTCTGGAAGAGAGTAAGTCCTGA